One region of Mucilaginibacter gotjawali genomic DNA includes:
- a CDS encoding SDR family oxidoreductase, translated as MSNQFSLEGKVIVVTGGTGILGNAFVNGIVAAGGTVGILGRKKEVAEERADHINANGGKAIALVADVLNANELIAAKNKILDAFGRLDGLVNGAGGNMPQGVLQPDEDIFSMNLEGMKQVLELNLWGTLYPTQVFGEAIAKTGKGSIVNISSMNSKRAITKVLGYNMGKAAVDCYNQWFAVELANRYGDAIRMNALAPGFFLTEQNRNLLTTPEGGYTERGEKVIRNTPFKRFGHPDELIGALVWLLSDASAFVTGSMICVDGGFSAFAGV; from the coding sequence ATGTCCAACCAATTTTCATTAGAAGGAAAAGTAATTGTAGTTACCGGCGGTACCGGTATTTTAGGTAATGCCTTTGTAAACGGCATTGTTGCAGCAGGTGGCACTGTTGGGATATTAGGCAGAAAAAAAGAAGTTGCCGAAGAACGGGCAGATCACATCAATGCAAATGGCGGTAAAGCAATTGCTTTGGTAGCCGATGTTTTAAATGCAAATGAACTTATCGCCGCAAAAAATAAAATCCTGGATGCTTTTGGCAGGTTGGATGGTTTGGTTAATGGCGCCGGTGGTAATATGCCTCAAGGAGTTTTACAGCCTGATGAAGACATTTTCAGCATGAACCTGGAAGGAATGAAACAAGTGCTTGAGCTGAATTTATGGGGCACACTTTATCCAACTCAAGTATTTGGTGAGGCCATTGCCAAAACAGGTAAGGGGAGTATCGTAAATATTTCCTCGATGAACTCAAAAAGGGCCATCACCAAAGTACTTGGCTATAATATGGGCAAAGCGGCAGTTGACTGTTATAACCAATGGTTTGCCGTTGAACTGGCTAACCGTTATGGTGATGCTATCCGGATGAACGCACTGGCCCCGGGCTTTTTCCTCACCGAGCAAAACAGGAATTTATTAACCACACCTGAAGGCGGTTATACCGAAAGAGGCGAAAAGGTGATCCGCAATACTCCGTTTAAACGCTTTGGCCACCCTGATGAGTTAATAGGTGCATTGGTTTGGCTGTTAAGCGATGCCTCGGCATTTGTAACCGGGTCAATGATTTGTGTGGATGGCGGGTTTTCAGCGTTCGCCGGGGTCTAA
- a CDS encoding Gfo/Idh/MocA family protein codes for MDRRKFIQSTSVAGTSFLLAPQFGKAAGFFKGSPNEKVVIGMMGTHSRGAYLAQNFAKIPNVEIGYICDVDSNVVDKTTNDLYKQTGKKPQGITDIRRLLEKKDVDAIVIAAPDHWHAPATIMACQAGKHVYVEKPCSHNPHEGEMAVAAAKKYNKLVQMGSQRRSFSNVQGMIKELHDGIIGRAYYAKGWYTNHRASIGIGKVVPVPANLDYELWQGPAPRKPYQDNLIHYNWHWFWNWGTGEALNNGTHELDVIRWGLGVDFPNKVVSTGGRFHFKDDWQTPDTQNILYNFPNDTAAEWEGRSCNGFNIEGLGRGVIFYGDKGTIFYQGGNGYTVYDGDNKLVKEVKDDVVVDATNKVSPTEALDGMHMKNFVDSVRGVAQLNCPIETGFKSTLLPQLGNISYRVDRVLHIDPTNGHILNDPEAMKLWHREYEKGWEVKV; via the coding sequence ATGGATCGTCGTAAATTTATTCAAAGCACATCGGTAGCCGGAACAAGTTTCCTGCTTGCGCCGCAATTTGGTAAGGCCGCAGGGTTTTTCAAAGGGTCTCCTAATGAAAAAGTGGTGATCGGTATGATGGGTACCCATAGCAGGGGAGCCTACCTTGCTCAAAACTTCGCCAAAATTCCCAATGTGGAGATAGGCTATATCTGCGACGTGGATTCGAATGTGGTGGATAAAACCACAAATGATCTTTATAAGCAAACCGGCAAAAAACCGCAGGGTATAACGGATATTCGCCGTCTCCTTGAGAAAAAAGACGTAGATGCTATTGTGATAGCGGCGCCCGACCACTGGCATGCCCCGGCAACCATAATGGCTTGCCAGGCAGGTAAGCATGTTTATGTAGAGAAGCCCTGCAGCCATAACCCGCATGAAGGGGAAATGGCCGTAGCAGCTGCTAAAAAGTATAATAAACTGGTGCAGATGGGCAGCCAGCGCCGTTCGTTCTCTAACGTACAGGGCATGATAAAGGAATTGCACGATGGCATTATCGGTCGCGCTTATTATGCGAAAGGATGGTATACCAATCACCGGGCAAGCATTGGTATTGGTAAAGTGGTACCTGTGCCGGCAAATCTGGATTATGAGCTTTGGCAGGGTCCGGCGCCACGCAAGCCTTATCAAGATAATCTGATCCACTATAACTGGCACTGGTTCTGGAACTGGGGCACAGGCGAAGCTTTAAATAACGGCACCCACGAGCTGGACGTGATCCGCTGGGGCCTGGGTGTTGATTTTCCGAATAAAGTGGTTTCAACCGGCGGCCGTTTTCATTTTAAAGATGACTGGCAAACGCCTGATACACAAAATATCCTTTATAATTTCCCAAATGACACTGCAGCCGAATGGGAGGGAAGAAGCTGCAATGGCTTTAATATAGAAGGCCTTGGCCGCGGGGTGATTTTTTACGGCGATAAAGGAACCATATTTTACCAGGGCGGCAACGGCTACACGGTTTATGATGGCGATAATAAACTGGTAAAAGAAGTTAAAGACGACGTAGTGGTTGATGCCACCAATAAGGTGAGCCCTACAGAAGCGCTCGACGGCATGCACATGAAAAACTTTGTGGATTCGGTTCGTGGCGTTGCACAATTAAATTGCCCGATTGAAACAGGCTTTAAATCTACCTTGCTGCCTCAACTGGGTAATATTTCTTACCGGGTTGACAGGGTGTTGCATATCGACCCTACTAACGGCCATATTTTGAACGACCCTGAAGCGATGAAACTTTGGCACAGGGAATATGAAAAAGGGTGGGAAGTGAAAGTGTAG
- a CDS encoding 3-keto-disaccharide hydrolase has product MRRSGSIALIILFIAATTSICLAQSTPSLFDGKTLKGWKRLAGTADYKVEDGNIVGTTVLNSGNTFLVTEKEYGDFILELDTKIESPLSNSGVQVRSHFDPAGNNGKGKVYGRQFEIDPSDRKWSGGIYDEGRRDWIYPLDLNAKAKDAFKVGIYNHIRIECIGNEMRTWVNGTAVADVIDTVDNKGIIGLQVHAVTTPDQAGKKVYFKNLRIQTKNLKFKAFPKDIYTVNYQTNTLSPHEQQSGWRLLYDGHTSNGWRGATLKTFPPKGWLYADGTLHVLPSEGKEESGGGDIVTDSLYGAFDLSFEFKITPGANSGVKYFVTLSEVTKGSAIGLEYQVLDDALHPDAKLGRNGDRTLASLYDLIPANKPARFVRPVGAWNTGRIVVYPNNHVEHYLNGIKVLEYERGSKEFEDLVKISKYVIWKNFGEAKEGHLLLQDHGNEAWFRSIKVKRL; this is encoded by the coding sequence ATGAGAAGATCAGGATCAATTGCTTTAATTATACTGTTTATTGCTGCCACCACATCGATCTGCCTGGCGCAAAGCACCCCATCCTTGTTTGACGGGAAAACCCTAAAGGGCTGGAAACGCCTCGCAGGTACAGCGGACTATAAAGTAGAGGATGGCAACATCGTAGGTACAACAGTTCTTAACTCCGGCAATACTTTTTTGGTGACTGAAAAGGAATATGGCGATTTTATCCTTGAGCTGGATACAAAAATTGAAAGCCCGTTAAGCAATTCGGGCGTACAGGTGCGTAGCCATTTTGACCCTGCGGGAAATAACGGGAAAGGCAAAGTTTATGGCAGGCAGTTTGAGATTGACCCTTCGGACAGGAAATGGTCGGGGGGCATATATGATGAGGGCCGCAGGGACTGGATTTACCCGCTCGATCTTAATGCTAAAGCAAAAGATGCTTTTAAGGTGGGTATTTATAACCATATCCGCATTGAATGTATTGGCAATGAGATGCGCACCTGGGTAAATGGCACTGCCGTTGCTGATGTGATTGATACAGTTGACAATAAGGGCATTATCGGTTTGCAGGTTCACGCGGTAACCACGCCGGATCAGGCGGGCAAAAAAGTGTATTTTAAAAATCTGCGCATTCAAACTAAAAATTTAAAGTTTAAAGCGTTCCCTAAAGATATTTATACTGTAAATTATCAAACAAATACCCTTTCGCCGCATGAGCAGCAAAGCGGATGGAGATTGTTGTACGATGGCCATACATCCAATGGCTGGCGCGGAGCAACGCTAAAAACTTTCCCGCCAAAGGGCTGGCTTTATGCGGACGGTACCTTGCATGTGTTGCCCTCCGAAGGAAAAGAAGAATCAGGCGGCGGCGACATTGTTACGGATAGCCTCTATGGCGCTTTTGATCTTTCTTTTGAATTTAAAATTACACCGGGCGCCAACAGCGGGGTAAAATACTTTGTGACTTTATCCGAAGTAACCAAAGGCTCAGCAATCGGCCTGGAATACCAGGTATTGGATGATGCGCTGCACCCCGATGCTAAGCTGGGCCGCAATGGTGACCGTACACTGGCGTCACTATATGATTTGATCCCCGCAAACAAACCTGCCCGTTTTGTAAGGCCTGTAGGCGCATGGAATACAGGGAGAATCGTTGTTTATCCCAACAATCATGTAGAACATTACCTTAATGGCATCAAAGTATTGGAATATGAACGCGGCTCAAAAGAGTTTGAGGACCTGGTTAAAATAAGCAAGTATGTGATCTGGAAAAACTTCGGCGAAGCTAAAGAAGGACATTTATTATTGCAGGATCATGGTAACGAGGCCTGGTTCAGAAGTATAAAAGTGAAGCGGCTATAG
- a CDS encoding cytochrome d ubiquinol oxidase subunit II: MLYVVIAFLFLAIVLYFLLGGADFGAGIIELFTSEKNRQQTRKTMYQAIGPIWEANHMWLIIAVVILFVGFPVIYSQMCTYLHIPLLVMLMEITARGTAFAFRSYDAVKGERTQNLYNHIFVYSSFITPLFLGIIAGSAISRQIDLHPASFVAGYIFSWLNYFSVAVGLFTVALSGYLAAIYLIGEADDDKDAKRFIKKAKYMNIIAVIFGGMVFIAAGFENVRLAHWIFGNSVSLTAVIAATISLILLWVLISRGKKKIIRIFAGFQVTMILLAVGYMHYPYFIMIKGGQNLSLMSLHAPNKTIDDLGWALFIGSFLILPSLFYLYYSFQKKNDVV, encoded by the coding sequence ATGCTGTATGTTGTAATTGCCTTCCTGTTTTTAGCCATCGTGCTTTATTTTCTGCTTGGCGGGGCTGATTTTGGGGCGGGGATAATTGAACTGTTCACGTCAGAAAAAAACCGGCAGCAAACCCGTAAAACCATGTACCAGGCCATCGGCCCTATATGGGAAGCCAACCATATGTGGCTCATTATTGCTGTTGTGATCCTTTTTGTGGGCTTCCCTGTAATATACAGCCAGATGTGCACTTACCTGCATATTCCTTTACTGGTGATGCTGATGGAGATTACCGCGCGGGGCACAGCATTCGCTTTCAGGAGTTATGATGCGGTAAAGGGCGAACGAACTCAAAATCTTTATAACCATATCTTCGTTTACTCCAGTTTCATTACGCCATTGTTTTTAGGGATAATTGCCGGCAGCGCCATTTCAAGGCAAATCGACCTGCATCCTGCAAGTTTTGTTGCCGGGTATATATTCAGCTGGCTCAACTATTTTTCTGTTGCGGTAGGCCTGTTTACCGTAGCATTAAGCGGATACCTTGCCGCCATTTACCTGATTGGTGAAGCTGACGATGATAAAGACGCCAAACGTTTTATCAAAAAAGCAAAATACATGAATATCATCGCGGTGATTTTTGGCGGTATGGTATTCATTGCTGCCGGATTTGAAAATGTACGGCTGGCACACTGGATTTTCGGCAACTCCGTAAGCCTTACTGCCGTAATTGCCGCCACTATTTCCCTTATTTTACTGTGGGTTTTGATCAGTCGCGGCAAAAAAAAGATCATCCGGATATTCGCCGGTTTTCAGGTCACTATGATACTTTTAGCTGTTGGCTATATGCACTATCCCTATTTTATCATGATAAAAGGCGGGCAAAACCTATCGCTGATGTCACTCCATGCCCCCAATAAAACTATTGACGACCTGGGCTGGGCGCTTTTTATCGGCAGCTTTTTGATATTACCCTCCCTGTTTTACCTGTACTATAGTTTTCAGAAGAAGAATGACGTTGTCTGA
- a CDS encoding cytochrome ubiquinol oxidase subunit I: protein MNDFLAARSQMAISLGFHIIYSCVGMVMPLFMAVSHYKWIKTGDPVYKNITQAWSKGVAIFFATGAVSGTILSFELGLLWPKFMEHAGPIFGMPFSLEGVAFFIEAIALGFFLYGWNRFNKWFHLFTGLIVGISGIISGILVVSANSWMNNPTGFDFVNGQYLNIDPIKAMFNGSWFTEALHMSLAAFSATGFAVAGIHALMIAMKKNILFHTKAFKIAIIFGAVAAILQPFSGDLSAKNAYKTQPAKLGAMEAYYHTVPYSPLVIGGIPDTAAKKVNYGIEIPGLLSFLVHDNFKEPVNGLDKIPVQNQPPVTITHLAFELMIAIGSAMMLLGLIYFTALWKKRSWLSKKWFLNLFIWATPFGFIAVEAGWTVTEVGRQPWIIQGIMRTSQAVTPMPGIHYSFYLFTAVYFTLSIAVIVLLSRQIKMVPELYDR, encoded by the coding sequence ATGAATGATTTTTTAGCGGCGCGTTCGCAAATGGCTATTTCGCTGGGATTTCACATTATTTATTCATGTGTAGGCATGGTTATGCCACTTTTTATGGCAGTATCTCATTATAAATGGATAAAGACGGGAGACCCCGTATATAAAAACATTACACAGGCATGGAGCAAAGGCGTAGCTATTTTTTTTGCTACCGGCGCGGTATCCGGGACTATCCTTTCGTTTGAGCTTGGCCTTTTGTGGCCAAAATTCATGGAACACGCCGGGCCTATTTTTGGCATGCCATTTTCCCTTGAAGGTGTAGCCTTTTTTATTGAAGCGATAGCGCTTGGATTTTTCCTTTACGGATGGAACCGGTTCAATAAATGGTTCCATTTATTTACGGGCCTGATTGTTGGCATAAGCGGGATCATTTCGGGTATACTGGTAGTTTCTGCCAACTCCTGGATGAACAATCCAACGGGTTTTGATTTTGTAAACGGCCAATACTTAAATATCGATCCTATTAAAGCTATGTTCAATGGTTCGTGGTTTACCGAAGCGCTGCACATGAGCCTGGCTGCATTTTCGGCTACCGGCTTTGCGGTTGCAGGTATCCACGCGCTAATGATTGCCATGAAAAAGAACATTCTCTTCCATACAAAAGCATTTAAAATTGCTATCATATTTGGTGCGGTTGCCGCTATTTTGCAACCATTTAGCGGCGATTTGTCTGCGAAGAATGCCTATAAAACCCAACCAGCCAAGCTGGGTGCAATGGAAGCTTACTATCACACCGTACCCTATTCTCCGCTGGTTATTGGCGGAATTCCGGATACGGCCGCTAAAAAGGTTAATTATGGTATCGAGATTCCTGGTTTGTTAAGCTTTTTAGTACATGATAATTTTAAAGAACCTGTTAATGGGCTGGATAAAATCCCGGTTCAAAACCAGCCCCCTGTTACCATTACCCATCTTGCTTTTGAATTAATGATCGCCATAGGCTCTGCAATGATGCTTTTGGGCTTGATTTATTTTACGGCATTATGGAAGAAAAGAAGCTGGTTGTCCAAAAAATGGTTTCTTAATCTTTTTATATGGGCCACGCCATTTGGTTTTATTGCTGTTGAAGCCGGCTGGACAGTTACTGAAGTTGGCCGCCAGCCGTGGATTATCCAGGGCATTATGCGTACCAGCCAGGCCGTTACTCCTATGCCGGGCATTCATTATTCATTTTACCTTTTTACCGCGGTCTATTTTACTTTAAGTATCGCGGTGATCGTTTTATTAAGCCGCCAGATAAAAATGGTACCCGAATTGTACGACCGTTAA
- a CDS encoding transporter family protein, translating to MFLLTSLGQITQAQTDADALMIPKNMFCAVASFDHSSWTNYWEGTFKRNNLNIGTLSANSYMAMGNYGITNKLDLLFTVPYVTTNATSGTLKGQSGFQDLTLTLKYLAFQTEIGKGIFSVHAILSGTLPLSNYEPNFLPVSIGLHSQTASLRGLVNYQTGRFFVAGAAQYVQRSDITIDQNAYYTTQMIYSNRVYMPNVNNLLFSAGYRSLKLNIEGIVSQTTTLGGFDIRKNDMPFPSNRMNFTTAGGLVKYSFDGVTGLELTAGGNYVLKGRNVGQSTDFFGAVQYVFDFNKKHAK from the coding sequence GTGTTTTTATTAACGTCGCTGGGCCAAATTACCCAAGCTCAAACTGATGCGGATGCATTGATGATCCCCAAAAATATGTTTTGCGCAGTGGCTAGTTTCGACCACAGCAGCTGGACCAATTATTGGGAAGGTACCTTTAAGCGTAACAACTTAAATATCGGCACCTTGTCTGCCAATTCGTATATGGCGATGGGCAATTATGGCATCACCAACAAGCTGGACCTTTTATTTACTGTTCCTTATGTTACCACTAATGCTACTTCCGGAACGCTTAAGGGCCAAAGCGGTTTCCAGGATCTTACACTTACGCTAAAATACCTGGCTTTTCAAACAGAAATAGGAAAAGGGATTTTTAGTGTACACGCAATTCTTTCGGGTACACTACCTCTTAGTAATTATGAACCTAATTTTTTACCGGTATCTATCGGTCTTCATTCACAAACAGCGTCTCTCCGCGGATTGGTTAATTACCAAACAGGCAGGTTTTTTGTTGCCGGAGCGGCTCAATATGTTCAACGCAGTGACATTACTATAGACCAGAATGCATACTACACCACTCAAATGATTTACAGCAACAGGGTGTACATGCCAAATGTTAATAACCTTTTGTTTAGTGCAGGCTACCGAAGCCTTAAATTAAATATCGAGGGTATTGTTTCACAAACCACCACTTTAGGCGGATTTGACATCCGTAAAAACGATATGCCTTTTCCAAGCAACAGGATGAATTTTACCACAGCAGGTGGCCTGGTAAAATATAGCTTCGATGGCGTTACCGGCCTGGAACTGACTGCCGGTGGAAACTACGTTTTAAAAGGCCGCAATGTTGGCCAAAGCACCGATTTTTTCGGCGCGGTGCAATATGTATTTGACTTTAACAAAAAACACGCTAAATAA
- a CDS encoding phosphatase PAP2 family protein, protein MKRRLLNFLPLIIIAAVVFLGSCSKEIIDRTSTFQALKPSNEDVNADTWKTVLIANPGAFTVAAPDAINSAAYTADVNEVKSYQNNLSDDQKAIIAYWSAGAVLRWNEILRELVAKYNLPPYQNPDGTYPFPSSANPFAYPEFPFSNPPYAARAYAYVSAAQYDALVTAYHFKNLYKRAAVYKNVPSIVPVTPKSSLYSYPSEDAVIAGATVEMLKFLFPTEVNYIQQKANEEMQYRIMAGANVRGELTAGQTLGSQVADVFVARGKTDRAGKAIGSAPEWLSLQTNATSRGDQYWTSLETPARPPMLPLFGKVLPFLFDTLTVVSLRPAPPFLAGSDAFKAEAAEVLSYSKNPTREHQAQVEFWADGAGTYTPPGHWNAIAETEFVQQHYSEVRWARNYALLNIAEMDAAICCWDTKYFYFNMRPSQANPQIKTLTGIPNFPSYTSGHSNFSGAAAAVLTYLLPDRGSKFTDLAQQASMSRLYGAIHYRSDCQVGLVTGAKVGQYAVQWAQSDGAGVK, encoded by the coding sequence ATGAAAAGACGATTACTTAATTTTTTACCGCTGATAATAATTGCAGCCGTAGTTTTTTTAGGGTCATGCAGTAAAGAGATTATTGACCGTACAAGTACCTTCCAGGCCCTTAAACCATCAAATGAGGACGTGAACGCGGATACCTGGAAAACTGTTTTAATAGCAAATCCAGGTGCATTTACTGTAGCGGCGCCAGATGCTATTAATTCGGCGGCCTATACTGCCGATGTTAATGAGGTAAAATCCTATCAGAATAATTTAAGCGATGATCAAAAGGCCATCATCGCCTATTGGAGCGCCGGCGCCGTTTTGCGCTGGAATGAAATTTTACGCGAACTGGTGGCGAAATACAATTTACCGCCATACCAGAACCCGGACGGTACCTATCCATTCCCGAGTTCAGCAAACCCTTTTGCTTATCCGGAATTTCCATTTTCAAACCCGCCCTATGCCGCCCGCGCTTATGCTTACGTAAGCGCAGCACAATATGATGCCTTGGTAACCGCATACCATTTTAAAAACCTTTATAAACGGGCTGCGGTATATAAAAATGTTCCGTCAATTGTTCCGGTTACCCCTAAATCATCCTTGTATTCTTATCCGAGTGAAGATGCTGTTATAGCAGGCGCAACAGTAGAAATGTTAAAGTTTTTATTCCCGACAGAGGTTAATTATATACAGCAAAAGGCAAATGAAGAAATGCAGTACCGGATTATGGCCGGTGCGAACGTTCGCGGAGAACTTACTGCCGGACAAACTTTAGGTTCGCAGGTGGCTGATGTGTTTGTTGCCCGCGGCAAAACCGACCGTGCAGGCAAGGCCATTGGTTCGGCACCCGAATGGCTATCGTTACAAACCAATGCAACTTCAAGGGGTGACCAATATTGGACGAGCCTTGAAACACCAGCAAGGCCGCCTATGCTGCCCCTATTTGGTAAAGTGCTTCCGTTTTTGTTTGATACTTTAACTGTTGTATCGTTGCGCCCGGCTCCGCCGTTTCTGGCAGGTTCTGATGCCTTTAAGGCAGAAGCAGCAGAAGTGCTTTCCTATAGCAAGAACCCCACCCGGGAACACCAGGCCCAGGTGGAATTTTGGGCAGATGGTGCCGGTACCTATACGCCGCCCGGCCATTGGAACGCCATCGCTGAAACTGAATTCGTTCAGCAACATTATAGTGAAGTACGTTGGGCGCGCAATTACGCTTTATTAAATATAGCCGAAATGGATGCAGCTATATGTTGCTGGGATACCAAATACTTTTACTTTAATATGAGGCCAAGCCAGGCTAACCCGCAAATTAAAACATTAACAGGGATACCAAACTTCCCGTCGTACACCTCGGGGCACTCCAATTTCAGTGGTGCTGCTGCTGCGGTTTTAACTTATCTGCTGCCTGACAGGGGAAGCAAGTTTACCGACCTGGCACAGCAGGCCTCAATGTCGAGACTGTATGGTGCAATACATTACCGCAGCGATTGCCAGGTTGGCCTGGTAACCGGTGCAAAAGTTGGCCAATACGCTGTTCAATGGGCGCAGTCGGATGGTGCAGGTGTAAAATAA
- a CDS encoding cobalamin-independent methionine synthase II family protein: MKIPTEPIGSIPRPAGLIAAITAPADGADLTALYANAISDTLTELEKTGSPVITDGEQTKSSFATYPLEGLTNLAAEGMVINFEDGHSRQLPLLTSGPFKYGKYAVEYLKAAQKQTNLPVKQAVISASALSLIYPQNGIAGYTQAEFMADLLNECEKDIRQCLEQGAYKVQMDFTEGRLSLKLDPSGGVLKHFIDVNNQVFDRFTKEEQQKLGVHVCPGGDHDSTHSADIDYADFLPDLFELHVGSFYLQLASEPDRVKVLKIIKQYLKPGQTAFIGVIDVLNPTIETSETVKERVLEAAEYIPLNQLGTTDDCGFSPFCDDVSTTREIAFAKIKARVEGTKLAEEKLFAEIVKV, translated from the coding sequence ATGAAAATACCTACCGAACCCATTGGAAGCATCCCCCGGCCTGCCGGGTTAATAGCTGCAATTACAGCCCCGGCTGACGGCGCGGACTTAACAGCACTGTATGCCAATGCTATTAGTGATACATTAACAGAGTTAGAAAAAACAGGATCGCCTGTAATAACTGATGGAGAGCAAACAAAATCGAGTTTCGCAACTTACCCGCTTGAGGGGCTCACAAATTTAGCTGCGGAGGGCATGGTGATCAATTTTGAGGATGGTCATTCCCGGCAGTTGCCGTTATTAACAAGCGGGCCGTTCAAATACGGAAAGTATGCTGTGGAGTATCTTAAAGCTGCGCAAAAACAAACAAATTTACCTGTTAAACAGGCTGTTATCTCGGCATCGGCGCTCAGCCTGATTTATCCTCAAAATGGTATAGCTGGTTATACCCAGGCCGAATTTATGGCCGACCTGTTGAACGAATGTGAAAAAGATATCAGGCAGTGCCTGGAACAAGGCGCTTATAAAGTTCAGATGGACTTTACCGAGGGCAGGCTATCCCTTAAACTTGATCCGTCGGGCGGCGTGTTAAAGCATTTTATAGATGTTAATAACCAGGTATTCGACCGGTTTACCAAAGAAGAACAGCAAAAGTTGGGCGTGCATGTTTGCCCCGGTGGCGATCATGACTCTACCCATAGCGCTGATATAGATTATGCGGATTTTTTGCCGGATCTTTTTGAATTGCATGTTGGCAGCTTTTATTTACAGCTGGCAAGCGAACCGGATAGAGTGAAAGTTTTAAAAATAATTAAGCAGTATCTCAAGCCTGGGCAGACAGCGTTTATTGGTGTGATAGATGTGCTTAATCCCACAATTGAAACAAGTGAAACAGTGAAAGAAAGGGTACTGGAAGCGGCAGAATATATCCCCTTAAACCAATTGGGGACTACCGACGATTGCGGCTTTTCGCCATTTTGCGATGATGTATCCACGACGCGTGAAATAGCTTTTGCTAAAATAAAAGCCCGTGTTGAAGGAACGAAGCTTGCAGAAGAAAAATTGTTTGCGGAGATAGTGAAGGTTTAA
- a CDS encoding RidA family protein, protein MNTPEENFNSLGLNLPPAPKPLGVYKPCLVDGKYLYVSGHGTVKDDGTLIIGRIGDTITPEEGKLAARQVGLAILATIKANLGSLDKVKRVIKVLGMVNCTPDFEKHPFIINGCSELFAKVWGEDNGIGVRSAVGMGSLPDNIPVEIEALFELF, encoded by the coding sequence ATGAATACTCCCGAAGAAAATTTCAACAGTCTTGGCCTTAACTTACCGCCCGCCCCAAAACCTCTTGGCGTTTATAAACCGTGTTTAGTTGATGGGAAATACTTATACGTTTCGGGCCATGGCACGGTGAAGGATGATGGCACGTTAATTATCGGTCGTATAGGTGATACAATTACACCAGAAGAAGGGAAACTGGCGGCCCGCCAGGTCGGCCTTGCCATACTGGCCACTATAAAAGCTAATTTGGGAAGCCTTGATAAGGTGAAACGCGTGATAAAAGTATTGGGTATGGTGAATTGTACGCCTGATTTTGAAAAACATCCATTTATTATAAATGGCTGCAGTGAGCTTTTTGCGAAAGTTTGGGGCGAAGATAATGGTATCGGTGTTCGCAGCGCAGTGGGGATGGGTTCGTTACCCGACAACATTCCAGTGGAAATTGAGGCTTTATTTGAGTTGTTTTAG